A DNA window from Hippea jasoniae contains the following coding sequences:
- a CDS encoding glycosyltransferase, with the protein MEQFTGKYRILHIDTENRIGGGQKQIKLLIENLPDIFENIIAIKDGVACKLFDRFRLFCLPFKSGLDPKSLLMLKNIIKKHKINIIHAHSGKAANYAFLLKPFVNATVATRRVSFPVKGVLSKLKYASLDKVVVVSQGIKLPFLKNVEWIESAVDPLFKQCPSKEEALTKLNLNQNYECICNVGKIDRMKGQIYLIKALKLLKDEGYNFKLLIAGNGDVEGLKRIATELNLKNDVIFLGFLNDTRYVYKASKVCIISSIEGEGSSGAIKEALACKIPVVATKIGGAEYLVKQNGILVKPKDPEALKEGIKKAINMKVNNQNIWWADKMAEKYTKLYLKLLEV; encoded by the coding sequence ATGGAGCAGTTTACAGGAAAATATAGAATTTTACATATCGATACAGAAAACCGCATCGGCGGTGGGCAGAAACAGATAAAATTGCTTATTGAAAACCTGCCCGATATTTTTGAAAACATAATAGCCATAAAAGATGGAGTTGCTTGCAAACTGTTTGATAGATTTAGACTATTTTGCCTGCCGTTTAAAAGTGGTCTGGATCCAAAAAGCCTTTTAATGCTGAAAAATATTATAAAAAAACACAAAATAAATATCATACACGCTCATTCAGGTAAAGCTGCAAACTACGCATTCCTGCTAAAACCCTTTGTTAACGCTACAGTTGCAACAAGAAGAGTAAGTTTTCCTGTTAAAGGTGTATTGAGTAAATTAAAATACGCATCTCTTGATAAGGTTGTTGTTGTTTCTCAGGGTATAAAACTACCCTTTCTCAAAAATGTTGAATGGATAGAATCAGCTGTAGATCCACTATTTAAACAGTGCCCTTCAAAAGAGGAAGCATTGACCAAATTAAACCTAAATCAAAATTATGAATGCATCTGCAATGTAGGAAAAATAGACAGAATGAAGGGTCAGATTTATTTAATTAAAGCCCTAAAGCTTTTAAAAGACGAAGGATACAACTTCAAGCTTCTAATAGCTGGCAATGGAGATGTCGAAGGTTTAAAAAGAATTGCCACAGAACTCAACCTAAAAAACGATGTAATTTTCCTGGGCTTTCTCAACGATACCCGCTATGTTTATAAAGCAAGCAAAGTTTGCATAATAAGCTCCATAGAAGGTGAAGGCTCATCAGGTGCAATAAAAGAAGCTCTTGCATGCAAAATTCCCGTTGTAGCAACAAAAATCGGGGGAGCAGAGTATCTTGTTAAGCAAAACGGTATTTTGGTTAAACCTAAGGATCCTGAAGCTTTAAAAGAAGGGATCAAAAAAGCCATAAACATGAAAGTTAACAACCAGAATATATGGTGGGCAGACAAGATGGCTGAAAAATATACAAAACTATACTTAAAATTGCTGGAGGTATAG
- a CDS encoding polysaccharide deacetylase family protein — translation MQNSIPVLLYHHINYDDDVLSIPPELFEENLKFLKAEGYVSITKEQLKDYLLEGKKDWDKAVVITFDDGYLDTWVYAYPLLKKYGFNAILFLVTWTVEEDEFTGLNLDDYFSGKITKEQLPNCSSTYSYEFGYKTKTTRRLCWEEVREMNRSGVIDVQPHSKTHRKVYASDKIIDFNRPKDRLSAWTMVRGDERFGTPDFERKPELAAKEFTAYEDLRNMLADYVQSNGYAEFFKKENWKDELFRLVDEYKKSRGVEKIGEFETDEAFKNRIRNELEVAKGEVGYETKKRCTAFSWPWGAYTKTSLEIAKQVGFELLFTTKPGSNSPGDSPFEIKRFGVWKKDLDWFKSRIRLYSNKMISKAYGAVYRKI, via the coding sequence ATGCAAAACTCAATTCCCGTGCTTTTATACCACCATATAAACTACGATGACGATGTGTTATCCATACCACCAGAGTTATTTGAAGAAAATCTAAAATTTTTAAAAGCTGAAGGTTATGTTTCTATAACAAAAGAACAGCTTAAGGATTATTTGCTGGAAGGCAAAAAGGATTGGGATAAAGCTGTTGTTATCACTTTTGATGATGGGTATTTAGACACATGGGTTTATGCTTACCCGCTTCTGAAAAAGTATGGATTCAACGCAATCTTATTTCTGGTCACATGGACAGTGGAGGAGGATGAATTTACAGGCCTCAACCTTGATGATTACTTCAGCGGAAAGATAACCAAAGAACAACTCCCCAACTGCTCATCAACATACTCATACGAATTTGGCTATAAAACAAAGACTACAAGAAGGCTTTGCTGGGAAGAGGTCAGAGAGATGAACAGAAGCGGCGTAATAGATGTTCAGCCGCATTCAAAAACCCATAGAAAGGTTTATGCTTCTGATAAAATTATAGATTTTAACAGACCCAAGGATAGGCTTTCTGCCTGGACAATGGTTAGAGGTGATGAACGATTTGGTACACCTGATTTTGAAAGGAAACCCGAATTGGCTGCAAAAGAATTTACAGCCTATGAAGATTTAAGAAATATGCTTGCAGATTATGTTCAATCGAACGGCTATGCTGAGTTTTTTAAAAAAGAAAACTGGAAAGATGAACTATTCAGGCTTGTTGATGAGTATAAAAAAAGCAGGGGAGTAGAAAAAATAGGTGAATTTGAGACAGATGAAGCATTCAAAAACCGTATCAGAAATGAATTAGAGGTTGCAAAAGGTGAGGTAGGATACGAAACGAAAAAAAGATGTACAGCATTCTCATGGCCCTGGGGCGCCTATACAAAAACATCACTTGAAATTGCAAAGCAAGTGGGATTTGAGTTGCTTTTTACTACAAAACCCGGTTCCAACTCACCAGGAGATTCGCCTTTTGAGATAAAAAGATTCGGTGTATGGAAAAAGGATCTGGATTGGTTTAAATCACGAATAAGGCTATATTCAAATAAAATGATCTCAAAGGCCTATGGAGCAGTTTACAGGAAAATATAG
- the ubiE gene encoding bifunctional demethylmenaquinone methyltransferase/2-methoxy-6-polyprenyl-1,4-benzoquinol methylase UbiE, producing MSEKNKQIAQMFSDIAPTYDLLNHLLSFNIDKKWRKEAISYLQGKRFLDVACGSGDVALLLRRQYKDSEIIGVDLSFEMIKVAIKKSINKKIDYILSPAERLPFKDETFDGIVIAFGFRNVVDKVSALFEFKRVLKRSGVVVILEFNNPTNRIFGALYNFYSFTLMPFLGRMISGNGDAYRYLPDSIRRFPDVEFLKKMMEQVGFKRVVYKPLTFGVSFIHIGYKE from the coding sequence TTGTCTGAAAAGAATAAGCAGATTGCTCAGATGTTTTCCGATATTGCCCCCACATACGACCTTCTAAATCACCTTTTGAGCTTTAATATCGATAAGAAGTGGAGAAAAGAGGCCATTTCATACCTTCAGGGTAAAAGGTTTCTTGATGTTGCCTGCGGTAGCGGTGATGTGGCTTTGCTTTTAAGAAGGCAGTATAAAGATAGCGAGATTATCGGGGTTGATTTGAGTTTTGAGATGATCAAGGTTGCCATAAAGAAATCGATAAACAAAAAAATAGACTATATTCTATCACCTGCAGAGAGGCTGCCTTTTAAAGATGAAACCTTTGATGGTATTGTTATCGCATTTGGCTTTAGAAATGTTGTGGATAAGGTATCTGCTCTATTTGAGTTTAAAAGGGTTTTGAAACGCTCAGGGGTTGTGGTAATTCTTGAGTTTAACAATCCAACCAATCGTATTTTTGGAGCTTTATACAACTTTTACTCCTTTACTTTGATGCCCTTTTTGGGTAGAATGATCTCTGGCAATGGCGATGCTTACAGATATCTGCCTGATTCGATCAGGCGATTTCCCGATGTAGAGTTTCTTAAAAAAATGATGGAGCAGGTAGGTTTTAAAAGGGTTGTTTATAAACCTTTGACCTTTGGCGTATCATTTATCCATATCGGATATAAGGAATAG
- a CDS encoding type II toxin-antitoxin system PemK/MazF family toxin — MENAVMRPAMVLVDTGDEDIIVSKITSQKRDVDTDLDITNWQKKGLLRKSYVRLSKIATLNRRDIKKKISTLEKSDIKKAKKIIKKMFGL, encoded by the coding sequence ATGGAAAATGCAGTCATGAGACCTGCAATGGTGCTTGTAGATACGGGCGATGAAGACATAATTGTAAGTAAGATAACAAGTCAAAAAAGGGATGTGGATACAGACCTTGATATAACAAACTGGCAGAAAAAGGGCTTATTAAGAAAGAGTTATGTAAGGTTATCAAAAATTGCAACGCTTAACAGAAGGGATATTAAAAAAAAGATCTCTACATTAGAAAAATCCGATATCAAAAAGGCCAAAAAAATAATAAAAAAGATGTTTGGCTTATAA
- the prfB gene encoding peptide chain release factor 2 (programmed frameshift) has product MKEDALKEQLIQLKEKINKIKSIFDPQGKQKRLEEIKKQLEDSANWENYKLLQSLKREENIIKQQLNRVDELDEEVNLLFELADILEEDASIKDEFLDNLSQLKKKIEKAEIDTFLSGKHDDSNAIVTIHSGAGGTEACDWVGMLFRMYSMWCDKNGYKIEIMDIQPGDEAGYKSITFLVSGEMAYGYLKTEHGVHRLVRISPFDANKRRHTSFASVSVLPEINDEDDEIDIDPSELKIDTFRASGAGGQHVNKTDSAIRITHLPTGIVVTCQNERSQHKNKAFALKILKSRLFELKQQEKKKEMEKLEGDKKKIEWGSQIRSYVLHPYKMVKDHRTNLEKKDMATLAVLDGQIDDFIAEALKITNKEREDG; this is encoded by the exons ATAAAGGAGGATGCATTGAAAGAGCAGTTGATTCAGCTAAAAGAGAAAATCAATAAAATAAAG AGTATCTTTGACCCGCAGGGAAAGCAAAAGCGCTTAGAAGAGATAAAAAAACAGCTTGAAGATAGTGCAAACTGGGAGAATTATAAACTTCTACAATCCTTAAAAAGAGAAGAAAATATAATAAAGCAACAGTTAAACAGAGTTGATGAGCTTGATGAAGAGGTAAATTTGCTTTTTGAGCTTGCGGATATATTGGAGGAGGATGCTTCAATAAAGGATGAGTTTTTGGATAATCTATCGCAGCTTAAGAAAAAGATAGAAAAAGCTGAAATAGATACATTTTTAAGTGGAAAGCATGATGACTCCAACGCCATTGTTACGATACACTCCGGTGCAGGTGGAACAGAGGCCTGTGATTGGGTTGGTATGCTGTTTAGGATGTATTCTATGTGGTGCGATAAGAATGGTTATAAAATTGAAATTATGGATATTCAACCCGGTGATGAGGCAGGGTATAAAAGCATAACATTTCTTGTAAGTGGTGAGATGGCTTACGGTTATTTAAAAACTGAGCATGGGGTTCATAGACTTGTAAGAATCTCACCCTTTGACGCAAACAAAAGAAGGCATACGAGTTTTGCATCCGTTTCTGTCCTGCCTGAAATAAACGATGAGGATGATGAGATAGATATAGATCCATCAGAGCTTAAGATAGATACATTCAGAGCAAGTGGTGCAGGCGGTCAGCATGTTAATAAAACCGATTCTGCTATAAGAATCACACATCTGCCTACAGGCATTGTTGTTACATGCCAGAATGAGCGCAGCCAGCATAAAAACAAGGCGTTTGCCTTAAAGATCTTAAAATCAAGGCTATTTGAGTTGAAGCAGCAGGAAAAAAAGAAAGAGATGGAGAAGCTTGAGGGTGATAAAAAAAAGATAGAATGGGGCTCGCAAATCAGATCATATGTGTTGCATCCGTATAAAATGGTGAAGGATCATAGAACAAACCTTGAGAAGAAGGATATGGCAACTTTGGCTGTTTTGGATGGGCAGATAGATGATTTTATTGCTGAGGCATTAAAAATTACAAATAAGGAGAGAGAGGATGGCTGA
- the lysS gene encoding lysine--tRNA ligase, whose product MAESENKLIQRRIEKLEELKKNGIDPYYNSFEPDSFAEDLHKSYDDKDRDELEQLGKTVKIAGRVVAYRSFGKAGFLKLKDFTGYIQVYAEKKSLSEDEFKLYKKLDIGDIIGVEGVLFKTKTGELTVKAQKIVFLVKSLRPLPEKWHGLKDKELRYRQRYLDLIVNDETRQTVFKRAKIISAIREFMESHRFIEVETPMLHKLVTGAAAKPFKTHLNALDMDLYLRIAPELYLKRLVVGGLERVYEINRNFRNEGMDLKHNPEFTMMEFYIAYKDFRFLMDFTEELFEHVLNRLSMEQKIQFEDFEIDFSRPWRRLNFFEGLKEIGGVSDDVLNDKNKALKLAKELEKKVDENMPHEKILAEIFDVLVEPNLINPTFVVGYPVAISPLAKRNKENPNITDRFELYIAGMEVANAFSELNDPFDQKERFLKQLEERNRGDEEASMYDADYIRALEYGLPPTAGEGIGIDRLVMLLTSNSSIRDVILFPLMKDKPEDE is encoded by the coding sequence ATGGCTGAAAGCGAAAACAAGCTTATTCAAAGAAGAATAGAAAAATTAGAAGAATTAAAGAAAAACGGGATTGACCCTTATTATAATTCCTTTGAACCTGACTCTTTTGCAGAGGATTTGCATAAATCCTACGATGATAAAGATAGAGATGAGCTTGAGCAGTTAGGCAAAACGGTTAAGATAGCAGGAAGGGTTGTGGCTTACAGAAGCTTTGGAAAAGCTGGTTTTTTGAAGTTGAAGGACTTCACAGGCTATATTCAGGTTTATGCAGAGAAGAAAAGTTTGTCTGAGGATGAGTTTAAACTTTATAAGAAGTTGGATATCGGCGATATCATAGGTGTTGAGGGTGTTTTGTTTAAAACAAAAACAGGAGAGCTTACAGTTAAGGCTCAAAAGATTGTTTTTCTTGTAAAATCTTTAAGGCCTCTGCCTGAAAAATGGCATGGCCTGAAGGATAAGGAACTTAGATACAGACAGAGGTATCTTGACTTGATAGTAAACGATGAAACGCGCCAGACGGTTTTTAAGCGTGCAAAAATTATCTCTGCTATAAGGGAGTTTATGGAAAGCCACAGGTTTATTGAGGTGGAAACACCTATGCTGCATAAACTTGTTACAGGCGCTGCTGCAAAACCGTTTAAGACCCATCTCAATGCACTTGATATGGATCTATACCTGCGTATTGCCCCTGAGCTTTACCTTAAAAGGCTTGTAGTGGGAGGGCTTGAGCGGGTTTATGAGATAAACAGAAATTTTAGAAACGAGGGTATGGATTTAAAGCATAACCCGGAATTTACGATGATGGAATTTTATATTGCATATAAGGATTTTAGATTTTTGATGGATTTTACAGAGGAACTGTTTGAACATGTTTTGAATAGGCTTTCTATGGAACAAAAGATACAGTTTGAAGATTTTGAGATAGATTTTTCAAGGCCGTGGAGGAGACTGAACTTTTTTGAAGGACTCAAAGAGATTGGTGGCGTTAGTGATGATGTTTTAAACGATAAAAATAAAGCATTAAAGCTTGCAAAAGAGCTTGAAAAAAAGGTTGATGAGAATATGCCGCATGAAAAGATATTGGCTGAAATCTTTGATGTGTTAGTTGAGCCTAATTTGATCAACCCAACATTTGTTGTTGGATATCCTGTTGCAATAAGTCCTCTTGCAAAAAGAAACAAAGAGAATCCAAACATTACAGATAGGTTTGAGCTATACATTGCAGGTATGGAGGTTGCAAACGCCTTCAGTGAGCTCAACGATCCGTTTGATCAGAAGGAGAGATTTTTAAAACAGCTTGAGGAGCGCAACAGAGGGGATGAGGAGGCATCGATGTATGATGCTGATTACATAAGGGCTTTAGAATATGGACTGCCGCCAACAGCAGGCGAGGGTATAGGTATAGATAGGCTTGTTATGCTTTTAACATCCAATAGCTCCATAAGGGATGTGATTCTGTTTCCGCTTATGAAGGATAAGCCTGAGGATGAATAG
- a CDS encoding TrkH family potassium uptake protein: MRFKLILRFESLLLVIISTFMFSSVLFDLYYKEHVAGYFLEIIALGYILGGSGIILSGKNTTDYLSKKEGFLLVSLSWVVISLFGSLPYILIAHFSLTDAFFETMSGFTTTGASIISDIESLPKALLFWRSLTHWLGGMGIVVLTVAILPMLGVGGLNLIKAEAPGPSVEKLSPRITQTAKYLWIAYIVLSALETILLLFGGMNLFDALTHTFGTMATGGFSPKNTSVAWFNSAYIDWVITVFMFIAGANFAIHVKLLKGKFSALNDEEFKAYTVIILIAVFIVTLSNLNIYHNFINSLRYSAFQVVSIITTTGFVTADYDKWSSIAKMTLFLLMFVGGCAGSTGGSIKVIRIYTLLKQAINELKYNLHPKGVFTLLINNQPIRKNIVYSISGFFFLYIATFFVISLIISFFNIDMITSLSATAATLGNIGPGFALVGPTHNYAWMPYSAKWILSFSMLIGRLEIYTVFVIFTPSFFKK, encoded by the coding sequence ATGAGATTTAAACTAATCCTGCGTTTCGAATCACTTCTGCTTGTAATAATATCAACATTTATGTTTTCATCGGTTTTATTTGATCTGTATTACAAAGAGCATGTTGCAGGCTATTTCCTTGAAATTATAGCCTTAGGATATATTTTAGGTGGCAGTGGAATTATTTTAAGCGGTAAAAATACCACTGACTACCTATCAAAAAAAGAGGGTTTTTTACTGGTTAGTCTAAGCTGGGTTGTAATTTCGCTGTTTGGCAGTCTGCCTTATATTCTTATTGCCCACTTTAGCCTTACAGATGCCTTTTTTGAGACGATGTCGGGTTTTACGACAACAGGCGCATCGATCATATCAGATATCGAATCATTACCCAAAGCTTTACTTTTCTGGCGCTCCTTAACCCACTGGCTTGGCGGAATGGGCATAGTTGTATTGACTGTTGCAATTTTACCGATGTTAGGTGTGGGAGGGCTAAACCTTATAAAAGCAGAGGCACCGGGTCCCAGTGTGGAAAAACTATCTCCACGCATCACCCAGACAGCAAAATACCTCTGGATTGCCTACATTGTTCTAAGTGCTTTAGAAACGATACTTTTGCTTTTTGGTGGCATGAATCTATTTGATGCCTTAACCCACACATTCGGCACAATGGCAACAGGAGGTTTTTCACCAAAAAACACAAGTGTGGCATGGTTTAATTCTGCATATATCGATTGGGTCATAACAGTATTTATGTTTATTGCAGGTGCTAATTTTGCAATCCATGTAAAACTTCTAAAAGGCAAATTTTCAGCTCTAAACGATGAGGAGTTTAAAGCCTATACGGTCATTATTCTTATTGCTGTTTTTATTGTAACACTTTCCAATCTTAACATCTACCACAACTTTATTAATTCCTTAAGATACAGCGCCTTCCAGGTAGTTTCTATCATTACAACAACAGGTTTTGTTACAGCAGATTACGACAAATGGAGTTCAATCGCCAAAATGACCCTGTTTTTACTGATGTTTGTAGGCGGATGCGCAGGCTCAACCGGCGGCAGCATAAAGGTAATAAGAATCTATACACTGCTTAAGCAGGCGATAAATGAGTTAAAATACAATCTACACCCCAAGGGCGTATTCACACTGCTAATAAACAACCAACCTATAAGGAAAAATATTGTCTACTCCATATCGGGATTCTTCTTTTTATATATCGCAACCTTTTTTGTAATCTCGCTGATAATCTCTTTTTTCAACATAGATATGATAACATCTCTATCTGCAACAGCTGCAACATTAGGCAATATAGGCCCGGGATTTGCTCTTGTGGGTCCAACACACAACTACGCATGGATGCCTTATTCAGCTAAATGGATTCTCAGCTTCTCCATGCTTATAGGCAGGCTTGAGATCTACACGGTTTTTGTAATCTTCACACCATCATTTTTCAAAAAGTAA
- the trkA gene encoding Trk system potassium transporter TrkA — MDVVIVGAGGVGFHIAKKLSEEKKDVAIIEKDLEKAQFASEHLDCLVINGEATDIDVLKQAGIDQASMFIAVTNSDEVNMISCFIAADRFNVEKKIVRLRKIQYMQKELFTFKKLGIDFVINPEVEATKAIVNSLNIGASADVILFGTDIQIRGIYIDTDSPFKNRSIMEIKNSIDDNFIVSGISKSNGDFVIPDGYTTVDEGDYIYITAKEKTLDNIIEKSGKSKIRIRDIAIFGGGDIALMTAKALIGKKRNVKVIEKDYERCKYISSVLKKATVINGNADDAELFEEENIADFDVVITATDNEEMNLLSGVYAKNIGAKRSIAIIDKSNYIMMASKLNIDVVISPKMTTVNSILKFIRKGNIVSVYSIFSGEAEAIEFIVSNRSPLKNKKIKNINLPKGSLIVAVNRDKETYIPDGNFELKQNDRVVLFIKKQHIEEIEKFTQDEI; from the coding sequence ATGGATGTTGTAATTGTTGGCGCCGGGGGAGTGGGGTTTCACATAGCAAAAAAACTCAGCGAAGAAAAGAAAGATGTAGCTATTATAGAAAAGGATTTAGAAAAAGCTCAATTTGCCAGCGAACATCTGGACTGTCTTGTTATAAACGGAGAGGCAACAGATATTGATGTTTTAAAACAGGCAGGCATTGATCAGGCATCAATGTTTATAGCTGTAACAAATTCAGATGAGGTAAACATGATAAGCTGCTTTATTGCAGCAGATAGATTTAATGTTGAAAAGAAAATCGTTAGATTAAGAAAAATCCAGTATATGCAAAAAGAACTGTTCACCTTTAAAAAATTAGGCATAGATTTCGTGATTAACCCAGAGGTTGAGGCAACCAAGGCCATAGTAAATTCGCTCAACATCGGTGCATCTGCCGATGTCATCCTGTTTGGTACGGATATCCAGATAAGGGGCATCTATATAGATACAGATTCACCTTTTAAAAACAGATCGATAATGGAGATAAAAAATAGCATCGATGATAATTTTATCGTATCGGGTATTTCAAAAAGCAACGGCGATTTTGTTATACCAGATGGCTATACAACTGTCGATGAAGGTGATTACATCTATATAACGGCCAAAGAAAAGACGCTTGATAATATTATAGAAAAAAGCGGCAAATCAAAAATAAGAATCAGGGATATTGCAATATTTGGTGGAGGGGATATAGCATTAATGACAGCCAAGGCTTTAATAGGTAAAAAACGCAATGTAAAAGTCATAGAAAAGGATTATGAAAGGTGCAAGTATATTTCCAGTGTTTTAAAGAAAGCCACAGTAATAAACGGCAACGCAGATGATGCTGAGCTGTTTGAAGAGGAAAACATAGCAGATTTTGATGTGGTAATTACAGCAACCGATAATGAGGAGATGAATCTTCTATCCGGTGTATATGCAAAAAATATTGGTGCAAAACGCTCGATTGCAATAATTGATAAGTCAAATTATATAATGATGGCTTCAAAGCTCAACATAGATGTTGTTATAAGTCCCAAAATGACAACGGTTAACAGTATTTTAAAATTTATCAGAAAAGGCAATATTGTTAGCGTTTACTCGATCTTTAGCGGCGAGGCTGAAGCAATAGAATTTATAGTCTCTAATCGTTCACCACTTAAAAACAAAAAAATTAAAAATATAAATCTACCCAAAGGTAGCCTCATTGTTGCTGTAAACAGAGATAAAGAAACATATATACCTGATGGCAATTTTGAGCTAAAACAAAACGATAGAGTGGTTTTGTTTATAAAAAAACAGCATATAGAAGAGATAGAGAAATTCACCCAAGATGAGATTTAA
- the fbp gene encoding class 1 fructose-bisphosphatase: MGEPISLSRFILEEQRKYKNAVGDFSLILEQIAFAAKIISREVNKAGLVNILGSIDSTNKSGDKQQKLDVYSNEQMIKALDPTGKVCAMASEEIEDMLPVSDKSLEGKYAVVFDPLDGSSNIDVNVSIGTIFGIYKRVEDSDCKKSLLQAGKNLVCAGYVIYGSSTMFVYTTGQGVNGFTLDPSVGEFLLSHPNIKIPQYGKIYSINESNYFRWAKGIQEYVNFIKQHPDRQYTLRWIGSLVADFHRNLLKGGVFLYPEDSKNKNGKLRLIYEANPMAFIIENAGGMAVDGKQRILDIQPEELHQRVPLIIGSKYEVELYMEYREKYG, encoded by the coding sequence ATGGGTGAACCAATAAGTTTAAGCAGATTTATCTTAGAGGAACAAAGAAAATATAAAAATGCTGTTGGTGATTTCTCTCTGATACTGGAGCAGATAGCATTTGCAGCAAAAATCATATCCAGAGAGGTAAACAAAGCCGGACTTGTAAACATTTTAGGTAGTATTGATTCAACAAACAAATCCGGTGATAAGCAGCAAAAATTGGATGTGTATTCCAATGAGCAGATGATTAAAGCTTTGGATCCAACGGGTAAAGTATGCGCCATGGCATCTGAGGAGATAGAGGATATGCTTCCTGTAAGTGATAAAAGTCTTGAAGGTAAATATGCAGTGGTGTTTGATCCGCTTGATGGTTCAAGCAATATAGATGTAAATGTTAGTATCGGAACTATTTTTGGTATCTACAAAAGAGTTGAGGATAGTGATTGTAAGAAATCGCTACTTCAGGCAGGTAAAAATCTTGTCTGTGCGGGTTATGTAATATACGGTTCAAGCACAATGTTTGTTTATACAACAGGACAGGGTGTAAACGGCTTTACGCTGGATCCAAGCGTTGGGGAATTTTTGCTTTCTCACCCAAATATTAAAATACCCCAATACGGTAAAATCTACAGCATAAATGAATCCAACTATTTCAGGTGGGCTAAAGGAATTCAGGAGTATGTAAATTTCATTAAGCAACATCCAGACAGACAATACACACTTAGATGGATAGGCTCACTCGTTGCTGATTTTCACAGGAATCTACTAAAAGGTGGTGTATTTCTCTACCCAGAAGACTCAAAAAACAAAAACGGCAAACTCAGATTGATCTATGAGGCAAATCCAATGGCATTTATCATAGAAAACGCAGGCGGTATGGCTGTTGATGGCAAACAAAGGATCCTTGATATTCAACCCGAAGAACTTCATCAGCGCGTTCCTTTGATTATAGGCTCAAAGTATGAAGTTGAACTCTATATGGAGTACAGAGAAAAATACGGATAG